The following proteins are encoded in a genomic region of Triticum dicoccoides isolate Atlit2015 ecotype Zavitan chromosome 1B, WEW_v2.0, whole genome shotgun sequence:
- the LOC119307190 gene encoding uncharacterized protein LOC119307190 yields MGTEVLRPHDCLSRVRHHAHAHAGSRRSPRPAARTRRRTARRGQAASPLPQEMRVQVPAATVDAAYAGPAFGVMSPSPRALPLPRFSNTKTAAPATVDDSATRELRRLLGLERPAN; encoded by the coding sequence ATGGGAACGGAGGTGCTCCGCCCGCACGACTGCCTGTCCCGCGTCCGCCACCACGCCCACGCCCACGCCGGCTCCAGGCGGTCGCCGCGCCCGGCCGCGAGGACGCGCCGCCGCACAGCTCGGCGCGGCCAGGCGGCGTCGCCCCTGCCGCAAGAGATGCGGGTACAGGTGCCGGCGGCCACCGTGGACGCCGCGTACGCCGGGCCAGCGTTCGGtgtcatgtcgccgtcgccgcgggCGCTGCCGCTGCCGCGCTTCAGCAACACCAAGACGGCAGCCCCGGCCACCGTGGACGACTCGGCCACGCGGGAGCTCCGGCGGCTGCTGGGCCTGGAGCGGCCGGCGAATTAA